The following are encoded together in the Nocardioides okcheonensis genome:
- a CDS encoding cysteine desulfurase family protein, protein MSELVYLDYNATTPLAPEALDAMLPWMAEKPWNAASAHLGGRMASRAVETARGQVADLIGARDREIVFTSGSTEANNLAIKGSVLSHAGRRRILIAATEHKAVLETADALAVAGFKAELLPVGRDGLLDLDHYKDALADDVSLVSVMLANNETGVIQPIGEIAELAHRVGALVHTDATQAPGRIEVDVETLSVDLASISGHKFYGPKGVGALYVRRGVDLAPQQVGGGHEGGLRSGTINVPGVVGLGVASALAKDNLVEDADRSRSLIDVFLGHLERAIPGWEVTTGTARRLPNTINLRFAGADGEAVMVNAPSILMSTGSACTSRVPDASHVLQAMGLTQEEAYQCLRFSVGRGTTPHEMSVAAGCVASAVERVRALS, encoded by the coding sequence GTGTCTGAGTTGGTCTACCTGGACTACAACGCGACGACGCCGCTGGCGCCGGAGGCCCTCGACGCCATGCTTCCTTGGATGGCAGAGAAGCCCTGGAACGCTGCGTCCGCTCACCTCGGTGGCCGCATGGCGTCGAGGGCGGTGGAGACCGCACGTGGCCAGGTCGCCGACCTCATCGGCGCGCGCGACAGAGAGATCGTCTTCACCTCCGGTTCTACCGAGGCGAACAACCTCGCTATCAAAGGATCCGTCCTTTCGCATGCAGGCCGTCGTCGGATCCTTATCGCGGCGACAGAACACAAAGCCGTGCTTGAAACAGCGGATGCGCTCGCGGTCGCGGGGTTCAAGGCAGAGCTCCTACCCGTCGGACGAGACGGGTTGCTCGACCTCGACCATTACAAGGACGCGCTGGCGGATGACGTGTCACTCGTGTCGGTGATGTTGGCCAACAACGAGACGGGCGTGATTCAGCCGATCGGCGAGATTGCCGAACTCGCGCACCGCGTCGGCGCTCTTGTTCACACGGACGCAACGCAGGCACCTGGGCGCATCGAAGTCGATGTTGAGACCTTGTCCGTCGATCTGGCATCGATCTCCGGTCATAAGTTTTACGGTCCAAAGGGAGTCGGCGCCCTGTACGTGAGGCGTGGCGTAGATCTCGCCCCTCAGCAGGTAGGTGGCGGACATGAAGGTGGGCTGCGCAGCGGGACCATCAACGTTCCAGGAGTCGTTGGACTAGGCGTCGCATCCGCCCTGGCCAAGGACAACTTGGTCGAAGATGCGGATCGAAGCCGATCCTTGATCGACGTCTTCCTGGGGCATCTCGAACGCGCCATTCCAGGGTGGGAAGTCACGACTGGAACCGCTCGGCGACTACCGAACACCATCAACCTGCGCTTCGCAGGTGCGGACGGCGAAGCTGTCATGGTGAATGCGCCAAGCATTCTTATGTCCACCGGATCTGCATGCACGTCCCGCGTCCCGGACGCGTCGCACGTACTTCAGGCGATGGGCCTCACCCAGGAAGAGGCCTACCAGTGTCTTCGCTTCAGTGTGGGCCGGGGGACGACGCCGCATGAGATGTCAGTGGCAGCTGGTTGTGTTGCCTCAGCAGTTGAGAGGGTCAGGGCCCTGTCGTGA
- a CDS encoding vitamin B12-dependent ribonucleotide reductase, with protein MTETVSTGAKGAAKGKGLKLERVFSTKGTHPYDAVTWERRDVVQTNWKTGETVFEQRGVEYPDFWSVNASTIVTTKYFRGAVGTDAREWSLKQLIDRIVKTYTKAGVDHGYFASDADAEIFEHELTWLLVNQYFSFNSPVWFNVGTASPQQVSACFILSVDDSMDSILNWYKEEGFIFKGGSGAGLNLSRIRSSKELLSSGGTASGPVSFMRGADASAGTIKSGGATRRAAKMVVLDVDHPDIEEFVMTKAKEEDKIRALRDAGFDMDLGGADITSVQYQNANNSVRVSDEFMRAVEDGTEFGLRSRGTGEVIETIDARDLFRKISEAAWACADPGLQYDDTINDWHTNPETGRITASNPCSEYMSLDNSSCNLASLNLLKFLKDDDTFDAALFAKAVEFIITAMDISICFADFPTEPIGQTTRDYRQLGIGYANLGALLMAMGLGYDSDGGRSMAAAITSLMTGTSYKRSAELAGIVGPYAGYARNADAHKRVMRKHQAANDVVRVLHTEDGRVHKLATKAWADVIKTGEKNGFRNAQASVLAPTGTIGFMMDCDTTGIEPDFSLVKFKKLVGGGSMQIVNQTIPRALKKLGYQPEQIEAIVAYIGEHGHVVDAPGLKTEHYEIFDTAMGARSLKPMGHVRMMAATQPFLSGAISKTVNLPETATVEEIEDVYMQSWKLGLKATAVYRDNCKVGQPLADGGGKAKKDAADKAAADAAVETKVIEKVVYAPTRKRLPKSRVSRTTSFTVGGAEGYMTSGAHDDGQLGEVFLKLGKQGSTLAGVMDAFSIAVSIGLQYGVPLETYVSKFTNLRFEPAGLTDDPDVRMSQSIMDYIFRRLALDYLSFEERSMLGIYSAEERQRHLETGSYEPLVEETGNASELTAAPVVDEVPAAAEVVVEADVKEAPKGVHTSAELLEKITGTAVDSPLCMTCGTKMRPAGSCYVCEGCGSTSGCS; from the coding sequence ATGACCGAGACGGTTTCCACCGGCGCCAAGGGAGCGGCGAAGGGCAAGGGCCTCAAGTTGGAGCGCGTCTTCAGCACGAAGGGCACCCACCCCTACGACGCCGTCACCTGGGAGCGTCGCGACGTCGTCCAGACCAACTGGAAGACCGGCGAGACCGTCTTCGAGCAGCGCGGCGTGGAGTACCCCGACTTCTGGTCGGTCAACGCCTCCACCATCGTCACCACGAAGTACTTCCGCGGCGCGGTTGGCACCGACGCCCGCGAGTGGAGCCTCAAGCAGCTCATCGACCGGATCGTGAAGACGTACACCAAGGCCGGTGTCGACCACGGCTACTTCGCCTCCGACGCCGACGCCGAGATCTTCGAGCACGAGCTGACCTGGCTCCTGGTCAACCAGTACTTCTCCTTCAACTCGCCGGTGTGGTTCAACGTCGGCACCGCGTCGCCGCAGCAGGTCTCCGCCTGCTTCATCCTGAGCGTCGACGACTCGATGGACTCGATCCTCAACTGGTACAAGGAGGAGGGCTTCATCTTCAAGGGCGGCTCCGGCGCCGGCCTCAACCTCTCCCGCATCCGCTCCTCCAAGGAGCTGCTGTCCTCCGGCGGTACGGCCTCGGGCCCCGTCTCCTTCATGCGCGGCGCCGACGCGTCCGCCGGCACCATCAAGTCGGGCGGCGCCACGCGTCGCGCGGCCAAGATGGTCGTCCTCGACGTCGACCACCCCGACATCGAGGAGTTCGTGATGACGAAGGCGAAGGAGGAGGACAAGATCCGCGCCCTCCGCGACGCCGGGTTCGACATGGACCTCGGCGGCGCCGACATCACCTCCGTGCAGTACCAGAACGCCAACAACTCGGTCCGCGTCAGCGACGAGTTCATGCGCGCGGTCGAGGACGGCACCGAGTTCGGCCTGCGCTCGCGCGGCACCGGCGAGGTCATCGAGACCATCGACGCCCGCGACCTGTTCCGCAAGATCAGCGAGGCCGCCTGGGCCTGCGCCGACCCGGGCCTGCAGTACGACGACACGATCAACGACTGGCACACCAACCCCGAGACCGGCCGGATCACCGCGTCCAACCCGTGCTCGGAGTACATGTCGCTCGACAACTCCTCGTGCAACCTGGCGTCGCTCAACCTGCTGAAGTTCCTCAAGGACGACGACACCTTCGACGCCGCGCTGTTCGCGAAGGCCGTCGAGTTCATCATCACCGCGATGGACATCTCGATCTGCTTCGCGGACTTCCCGACCGAGCCGATCGGCCAGACCACCCGCGACTACCGCCAGCTCGGCATCGGCTACGCCAACCTCGGCGCGCTGCTGATGGCGATGGGCCTGGGCTACGACTCCGACGGCGGCCGCTCGATGGCTGCCGCGATCACCTCGCTCATGACCGGTACGTCCTACAAGCGCTCGGCCGAGCTCGCCGGCATCGTCGGCCCGTACGCCGGCTACGCCCGCAACGCCGACGCCCACAAGCGCGTGATGCGCAAGCACCAGGCGGCCAACGACGTCGTCCGCGTGCTGCACACCGAGGACGGCCGCGTGCACAAGCTGGCCACCAAGGCGTGGGCCGACGTGATCAAGACCGGTGAGAAGAACGGCTTCCGCAACGCGCAGGCCTCCGTGCTCGCGCCCACCGGCACCATCGGCTTCATGATGGACTGCGACACCACCGGCATCGAGCCCGACTTCTCGCTGGTGAAGTTCAAGAAGCTCGTCGGCGGCGGCTCGATGCAGATCGTCAACCAGACGATCCCGCGGGCGCTGAAGAAGCTCGGCTACCAGCCCGAGCAGATCGAGGCGATCGTCGCCTACATCGGTGAGCACGGCCACGTCGTCGACGCCCCCGGCCTGAAGACCGAGCACTACGAGATCTTCGACACCGCGATGGGCGCCCGCTCGCTCAAGCCGATGGGCCACGTGCGGATGATGGCGGCCACCCAGCCGTTCCTGTCCGGCGCGATCTCCAAGACGGTCAACCTGCCCGAGACGGCCACGGTCGAGGAGATCGAGGACGTCTACATGCAGTCCTGGAAGCTCGGCCTCAAGGCGACCGCGGTCTACCGCGACAATTGCAAGGTGGGCCAGCCGCTCGCCGACGGTGGCGGCAAGGCCAAGAAGGACGCCGCCGACAAGGCCGCGGCCGACGCCGCGGTCGAGACCAAGGTGATCGAGAAGGTCGTCTACGCCCCGACCCGCAAGCGCCTGCCGAAGTCGCGCGTCTCCCGCACCACGTCGTTCACCGTGGGCGGTGCCGAGGGCTACATGACCTCCGGCGCCCACGACGACGGCCAGCTCGGCGAGGTCTTCCTCAAGCTCGGCAAGCAGGGCTCGACCCTGGCCGGCGTGATGGACGCCTTCTCGATCGCGGTGTCGATCGGCCTGCAGTACGGCGTCCCGCTGGAGACCTACGTCTCGAAGTTCACCAACCTGCGCTTCGAGCCCGCCGGCCTCACCGACGACCCGGACGTGCGGATGTCGCAGTCGATCATGGACTACATCTTCCGCCGCCTCGCCCTGGACTACCTGTCCTTCGAGGAGCGCTCGATGCTCGGCATCTACTCCGCCGAGGAGCGCCAGCGCCACCTCGAGACCGGCTCCTACGAGCCGCTCGTGGAGGAGACCGGCAACGCGTCGGAGCTCACCGCCGCTCCGGTGGTCGACGAGGTCCCGGCCGCTGCCGAGGTCGTCGTCGAGGCCGACGTGAAGGAGGCCCCGAAGGGCGTCCACACCTCCGCCGAGCTCCTGGAGAAGATCACCGGCACCGCCGTCGACTCCCCGCTCTGCATGACCTGCGGTACGAAGATGCGGCCGGCTGGCTCGTGCTACGTCTGCGAGGGCTGCGGGTCCACCAGCGGCTGCAGCTGA
- the nrdR gene encoding transcriptional regulator NrdR → MHCPYCKNEDTKVLDSRVADDGGSIRRRRSCSACDRRFSTVEKMQLTVLKRSGATEPFNRDKAIAGVRKACKGRPVTDAQLACLGQDVEDALRLSGQAEFDANDVGLAILAPLRALDEVAYLRFASVYRAFDSVEAFEDEIAMLRLERATDGSSETSAQSG, encoded by the coding sequence ATGCACTGTCCCTACTGCAAGAACGAGGACACCAAGGTCCTCGACTCCCGCGTCGCCGACGACGGCGGCTCGATCCGCCGCCGTCGCAGCTGCTCGGCGTGCGACCGTCGGTTCTCCACGGTCGAGAAGATGCAGCTCACGGTGCTCAAGCGCTCCGGCGCCACCGAGCCGTTCAACCGCGACAAGGCCATCGCCGGCGTCCGGAAGGCCTGCAAGGGTCGCCCGGTCACCGACGCCCAGCTCGCCTGCCTCGGCCAGGACGTCGAGGACGCCCTGCGCCTGAGCGGTCAGGCCGAGTTCGACGCCAACGACGTCGGCCTCGCGATCCTCGCCCCGCTGCGAGCGCTCGACGAGGTCGCCTACCTCCGCTTCGCCTCCGTCTACCGCGCCTTCGACTCCGTCGAGGCCTTCGAGGACGAGATCGCGATGCTGCGGCTCGAGCGCGCGACGGACGGCTCGAGCGAGACCTCAGCCCAGTCGGGCTGA
- a CDS encoding LysM peptidoglycan-binding domain-containing protein, producing the protein MSTLSLSPVFTPAPARARSSVRLTRRGRLVVFLTALVVTLVVAVALAGGAVGTDSAGEQVPTETITVAPGDTLWDIASGVAVDGDVRDAMTQIERLNALESASLSAGQKLRVPVVTD; encoded by the coding sequence ATGAGCACCCTCAGCCTTTCCCCCGTCTTCACCCCGGCTCCCGCCCGCGCCCGCTCCTCGGTGCGCCTGACGCGGCGTGGCCGGCTCGTGGTCTTCCTGACCGCGCTCGTCGTGACCCTCGTCGTCGCGGTCGCCCTCGCCGGCGGTGCCGTCGGCACCGACTCGGCCGGTGAGCAGGTCCCGACCGAGACCATCACCGTCGCCCCCGGCGACACCCTCTGGGACATCGCCTCCGGCGTCGCCGTCGACGGCGACGTGCGCGACGCGATGACCCAGATCGAGCGGCTCAACGCCCTCGAGTCCGCCAGCCTGTCGGCTGGCCAGAAGCTCCGCGTCCCGGTCGTCACCGACTGA
- a CDS encoding NAD(P)/FAD-dependent oxidoreductase translates to MSRKKVLVLGGNFGGLSAAITVKHELEGDVDVTVVSSSDEFLFTPSLIWVPFGKRSRADITFKVGPTFEEHGVDFVHAEATEIDPVARRVQTTAGPQDYDYLVIATGYRNRFEVILGLGPDGNAHTITTMEDAIHAGEGWTRFKEDPGDVVIGATQGAGCFGAAYEFLFNTSYQLRKAGLKDKVKLTYVSAEPFLGHFGIGGLPHGESLLGMFLRKEGIEAVLDTAMDHVDDGRLVLADGRAIDFGYAMIIPPFSGQDVVQKAGELADANGFVKVRDTYQSEAFDDVYAVGVAAAVEVPWQTPTPVGIPKTGFPTEQQAHVAALNIAAQVRGEEPQEHKAFGDIPAVCVMDAGNNGVVILADKMLPPRKHGVLIPGPQAHLMKLGFEKYFLWKMQHGQVRLP, encoded by the coding sequence ATGTCCCGGAAGAAGGTCCTGGTCCTCGGAGGCAACTTCGGCGGGCTCAGCGCCGCGATCACCGTCAAGCACGAGCTCGAGGGGGACGTCGACGTCACCGTCGTGTCGTCCTCCGACGAGTTCCTCTTCACGCCCTCCCTGATCTGGGTGCCGTTCGGCAAGCGCTCGCGCGCCGACATCACCTTCAAGGTCGGCCCCACGTTCGAGGAGCACGGCGTCGACTTCGTGCACGCCGAGGCGACCGAGATCGACCCGGTCGCGAGGCGGGTGCAGACCACCGCCGGCCCGCAGGACTACGACTACCTCGTCATCGCCACCGGCTACCGCAACCGCTTCGAGGTGATCCTCGGCCTCGGCCCGGACGGCAACGCCCACACCATCACCACGATGGAGGACGCGATCCACGCGGGCGAGGGCTGGACACGGTTCAAGGAGGACCCGGGCGACGTGGTCATCGGCGCCACCCAGGGCGCCGGCTGCTTCGGCGCGGCCTACGAGTTCCTCTTCAACACCTCCTACCAGCTCAGGAAGGCCGGGCTGAAGGACAAGGTGAAGCTCACCTACGTCAGCGCCGAGCCGTTCCTCGGCCACTTCGGCATCGGCGGCCTGCCCCACGGCGAGTCCCTGCTCGGCATGTTCCTCAGGAAGGAGGGCATCGAGGCGGTCCTGGACACCGCGATGGACCACGTCGACGACGGCCGCCTGGTGCTCGCCGACGGCCGGGCGATCGACTTCGGCTACGCGATGATCATCCCGCCGTTCTCCGGCCAGGACGTCGTCCAGAAGGCCGGCGAGCTCGCCGACGCCAACGGCTTCGTGAAGGTCCGGGACACCTACCAGAGCGAGGCGTTCGACGACGTGTACGCCGTCGGCGTCGCCGCCGCGGTCGAGGTGCCGTGGCAGACCCCGACCCCGGTCGGCATCCCCAAGACCGGCTTCCCGACCGAGCAGCAGGCCCACGTCGCGGCGCTCAACATCGCGGCCCAGGTCCGCGGCGAGGAGCCGCAGGAGCACAAGGCGTTCGGCGACATCCCGGCCGTCTGCGTGATGGACGCGGGCAACAACGGCGTCGTGATCCTGGCCGACAAGATGCTGCCGCCGCGCAAGCACGGGGTGCTGATCCCGGGCCCGCAGGCGCACCTGATGAAGCTCGGCTTCGAGAAGTACTTCCTGTGGAAGATGCAGCACGGGCAGGTGCGCCTGCCCTGA
- a CDS encoding SDR family NAD(P)-dependent oxidoreductase, translating to MTGGARGIGRGIAALLVARGHRVVVSDVDAEAVAATAGEIGAVAGLAHDVRDPDAHRVVAAEAARHAPLTAWFNNAGVGDDGTLAALTDEQVRRLVEVNLLGTMWGTRAALAALGPRGGDVVNVASLAGLTPAPGYSVYAATKAGVVSLSSSVNAEAPRGVRVHALCPDGADTAMLAAQDPAGVGAQLVHSGGPILTVEQVAEAAVALLGSRRVVRTLPGWRGGVARGAALAPGVSQHVVGLFAAQGRRAMRRR from the coding sequence GTGACGGGTGGGGCGCGTGGGATCGGACGCGGCATCGCCGCACTGCTGGTCGCGCGCGGGCACCGGGTGGTGGTGAGCGACGTCGACGCGGAGGCCGTCGCCGCGACGGCCGGGGAGATCGGCGCGGTCGCCGGGCTCGCCCACGACGTACGCGACCCTGACGCGCACCGGGTCGTCGCGGCCGAGGCGGCGCGGCACGCACCGCTCACCGCCTGGTTCAACAACGCGGGCGTCGGCGACGACGGCACGCTGGCCGCGCTCACCGACGAGCAGGTGCGCCGGCTCGTCGAGGTCAACCTGCTCGGCACGATGTGGGGGACGCGGGCGGCGCTGGCCGCACTCGGACCGCGGGGCGGCGACGTCGTCAACGTCGCGTCACTGGCCGGGCTGACGCCGGCGCCGGGCTACAGCGTGTACGCCGCGACCAAGGCCGGCGTGGTGTCGCTGAGCTCCTCGGTCAACGCCGAGGCGCCGCGAGGCGTGCGGGTCCACGCGCTGTGCCCGGACGGTGCCGACACCGCCATGCTGGCGGCACAGGACCCCGCCGGGGTGGGCGCGCAGCTGGTCCACTCGGGCGGGCCGATCCTCACCGTCGAGCAGGTCGCCGAGGCCGCGGTCGCGCTGCTCGGCTCGCGCCGCGTCGTGCGTACGCTGCCGGGCTGGCGCGGAGGAGTGGCGCGCGGCGCCGCACTGGCACCGGGGGTGTCGCAGCACGTCGTCGGGCTGTTCGCCGCGCAGGGACGCCGGGCGATGCGGCGACGCTGA
- the lexA gene encoding transcriptional repressor LexA has protein sequence MAKQDDKNVIEMPDGPPDATGLTPRQQRVLATIKDSIETKGYPPSMREIGQAVGLTSSSSVAHQLRVLEGKGFLKRDPNRPRALEVFLPEVMAARRSISSADDSGVDETGIGDVSPSAVNIPLVGRIAAGGPILAEQDVTDVFPLPKQLVGDGTLFLLEVSGDSMVDAAICNGDYVVIRQEQTATNGQIVAAMIEGEATVKTFQRKDGHVWLLPHNTAYDPIPGDNATILGVVTAVLRRV, from the coding sequence ATGGCCAAGCAGGACGACAAGAACGTCATCGAGATGCCCGACGGCCCACCGGACGCCACCGGGCTGACCCCGCGCCAGCAGCGCGTCCTGGCCACCATCAAGGACTCCATCGAGACCAAGGGATACCCGCCCTCGATGCGTGAGATCGGTCAGGCGGTCGGCCTCACCTCCTCCTCCAGCGTCGCCCACCAGCTCCGGGTGCTGGAGGGCAAGGGCTTCCTCAAGCGCGACCCCAACCGTCCGCGCGCCCTCGAGGTGTTCCTGCCCGAGGTGATGGCCGCGCGCCGCTCGATCTCCAGCGCCGACGACTCGGGCGTCGACGAGACCGGCATCGGCGACGTCTCGCCGTCCGCGGTCAACATCCCGCTCGTGGGCCGCATCGCCGCCGGCGGCCCGATCCTCGCCGAGCAGGACGTCACCGACGTCTTCCCGCTGCCCAAGCAGCTCGTCGGCGACGGCACCCTCTTCCTGCTCGAGGTCTCCGGTGACTCGATGGTCGACGCCGCCATCTGCAACGGCGACTACGTCGTCATCCGCCAGGAGCAGACCGCCACCAACGGCCAGATCGTCGCCGCGATGATCGAGGGCGAGGCGACCGTCAAGACCTTCCAGCGCAAGGACGGCCACGTCTGGCTGCTCCCCCACAACACCGCCTACGACCCGATCCCCGGCGACAACGCCACGATCCTCGGCGTCGTCACCGCGGTGCTCCGCCGGGTCTGA
- a CDS encoding NAD(P)/FAD-dependent oxidoreductase, which yields MSNVQESYDYVIVGGGVAATSAVKGIRSQDSSGTVAVLGSEPHDPVYRPALSKDLWLKDDESLEGQSLAGDLDDDDAVDLVLDTTVTEIDPAAHAVRLADGTSVGYGKLLLATGAEPRTLGLEAGPRVVYYRTSADYERLRGLATSGSHVVVVGGGYIGSEIAAALVQNDVAVTLVLDLEDVQEQMFPRALAASLTKDFAEHGVTIVHGSVSTGEETGDGVRIRLDDGTDVVADAAVIGVGVQPRTGLAEAAGLEVDNGVVVDERLRTSVEDVYAAGDVASYPDALLGRRRVEHVDQAEKSGEHAGKVMAGADETYTYTPIFWSDLFDAGYEAVGETRSDLDMVEDWKDGELGTGVVYYLKAGSVRGVLLWNVWDSTDQAREVIAETKDAPLDDPESLRGRIPFG from the coding sequence ATGAGCAACGTCCAGGAGTCCTACGACTACGTCATCGTCGGTGGGGGCGTCGCCGCCACCAGCGCCGTGAAGGGGATCCGCTCGCAGGACTCCTCGGGCACGGTCGCCGTGCTCGGCTCGGAGCCGCACGACCCGGTCTACCGCCCCGCGCTGTCGAAGGACCTCTGGCTCAAGGACGACGAGTCGCTCGAGGGGCAGTCGCTCGCCGGTGACCTCGACGACGACGACGCCGTCGACCTCGTGCTCGACACGACCGTCACCGAGATCGACCCCGCTGCCCACGCCGTACGCCTCGCCGACGGCACGTCGGTCGGCTACGGCAAGCTGCTGCTGGCCACCGGCGCCGAGCCGCGCACCCTCGGCCTCGAGGCCGGCCCGCGGGTCGTCTACTACCGCACGTCCGCCGACTACGAGCGGCTCCGTGGGCTCGCCACGTCCGGCAGCCACGTCGTGGTCGTCGGCGGCGGCTACATCGGCTCCGAGATCGCCGCCGCGCTCGTGCAGAACGACGTCGCGGTGACGCTCGTGCTCGACCTCGAGGACGTGCAGGAGCAGATGTTCCCGCGCGCGCTCGCCGCGAGCCTCACCAAGGACTTCGCCGAGCACGGCGTCACGATCGTGCACGGCTCGGTCAGCACCGGCGAGGAGACCGGCGACGGCGTCCGGATCCGGCTCGACGACGGGACCGACGTGGTCGCCGACGCGGCCGTCATCGGGGTCGGCGTCCAGCCCCGCACCGGGCTCGCCGAGGCCGCCGGGCTCGAGGTCGACAACGGCGTCGTCGTCGACGAGCGCCTGCGCACGAGCGTCGAGGACGTGTACGCCGCGGGCGACGTGGCGTCGTACCCCGACGCCCTGCTCGGGCGCCGCCGCGTCGAGCACGTCGACCAGGCCGAGAAGTCCGGCGAGCACGCCGGCAAGGTGATGGCCGGCGCCGACGAGACCTACACCTACACCCCGATCTTCTGGTCCGACCTCTTCGACGCCGGCTACGAGGCCGTCGGCGAGACCCGCTCCGACCTCGACATGGTCGAGGACTGGAAGGACGGCGAGCTCGGCACCGGCGTCGTGTACTACCTGAAGGCCGGCTCCGTGCGCGGCGTGCTGCTCTGGAACGTCTGGGACAGCACCGACCAGGCGCGCGAGGTGATCGCCGAGACCAAGGACGCGCCGCTCGACGACCCGGAGAGCCTGCGGGGCCGGATCCCCTTCGGCTGA
- a CDS encoding sulfotransferase family 2 domain-containing protein codes for MSEHAGGAPSPEVFRTRPGNRRRLTPAAEAEVSRLAAAGEASGWLSPLAYNLTVSHSHRFVWYRVAKVATRTIRHHCEAYGVTMDVDHAMRVRYPLGSFADYFTFAFVRDPLDRFVSAWRDKVVDHNYYAFDDETHARMQTVEEFARWTAAQDLSAVPGTDQHLTLQSRMIDLNRVDFVGRLETFDRDFAEVCERIGAPAVPTAPKNQTAPRGQDRNASDELKELVGTMYRRDYQLFGYEVPA; via the coding sequence ATGTCCGAGCACGCAGGCGGGGCGCCGTCGCCCGAGGTCTTCCGCACCCGGCCGGGCAACCGGCGTCGGCTGACGCCCGCGGCGGAGGCCGAGGTGTCCCGGCTCGCGGCGGCGGGCGAGGCGTCGGGCTGGCTCAGCCCCCTGGCGTACAACCTCACCGTGAGCCACAGCCACCGGTTCGTCTGGTACCGCGTGGCCAAGGTCGCGACCCGCACCATCCGCCACCACTGCGAGGCCTACGGCGTCACGATGGACGTCGACCACGCGATGCGGGTGCGCTACCCGCTGGGGTCGTTCGCCGACTACTTCACCTTCGCGTTCGTCCGCGACCCGCTCGACCGGTTCGTCTCCGCGTGGCGCGACAAGGTGGTGGACCACAACTACTACGCCTTCGACGACGAGACCCACGCGCGGATGCAGACGGTCGAGGAGTTCGCCCGCTGGACCGCGGCGCAGGACCTCTCCGCCGTCCCCGGCACCGACCAGCACCTCACCCTGCAGAGCCGGATGATCGACCTCAACCGGGTCGACTTCGTCGGCCGGCTCGAGACCTTCGACCGCGACTTCGCCGAGGTGTGCGAGCGGATCGGGGCGCCGGCCGTCCCGACCGCGCCGAAGAACCAGACCGCGCCCCGCGGGCAGGACCGCAACGCCTCCGACGAGCTCAAGGAGCTGGTGGGCACGATGTACCGCCGCGACTACCAGCTGTTCGGCTACGAGGTCCCGGCCTGA